In a genomic window of Roseiflexus castenholzii DSM 13941:
- a CDS encoding glycosyltransferase family 2 protein — protein sequence MPHLHTQSDQAAAPGTPRVSVVIPCYNQARFLPEAVASVVAQTFTDWEIIIVDDGSPDDTATVAQRLIAAHPDRRIRLIRQENRGLAEARNAGIRAARAPYILPLDADDIIEPEMLAQTVAALDARPGVGFVYTDVRRFGAENNVLRTLPYSLERLRFENLMMPATLFRREAWEQVGGFQAFSPIQGYEDREFWVSLADAGWQGWHIPQPLLRYRRAEGSMLSQARRHDLELRAKIFLRHPRLYEPDVLAWARRVLSSEWSVNGALRSPWHRLLAYLGYVALIRRHHPPLLLPTIVHPFFWRLPIRWQGRLRALARLARLQR from the coding sequence ATGCCCCACCTGCACACACAATCAGATCAAGCCGCTGCTCCCGGCACGCCGCGCGTCAGCGTCGTCATTCCCTGTTACAACCAGGCGCGCTTTCTGCCCGAAGCGGTCGCCAGCGTGGTAGCGCAGACCTTCACCGACTGGGAGATCATTATCGTCGACGACGGCAGCCCTGATGATACTGCGACCGTCGCGCAACGCCTGATCGCTGCGCACCCGGATCGGCGCATTCGCCTGATCCGCCAGGAGAATCGCGGGCTGGCAGAGGCGCGCAATGCGGGGATTCGCGCGGCGCGCGCGCCGTACATCCTGCCGCTCGACGCCGACGACATAATCGAACCGGAGATGCTGGCGCAGACGGTAGCGGCGCTCGATGCGCGTCCTGGGGTCGGATTCGTGTACACCGATGTGCGTCGGTTTGGTGCGGAAAATAACGTCCTGCGCACGCTGCCGTACAGTCTGGAGCGGTTACGTTTCGAGAACCTGATGATGCCGGCGACCCTTTTCCGTCGAGAGGCGTGGGAGCAGGTTGGCGGGTTCCAGGCTTTCAGCCCGATTCAGGGGTATGAAGACCGCGAGTTTTGGGTGAGTCTGGCGGATGCCGGGTGGCAGGGATGGCACATCCCGCAGCCGCTGCTGCGCTACCGGCGCGCGGAAGGGAGTATGCTCTCGCAGGCGCGCCGCCACGACCTTGAGCTGCGCGCGAAGATTTTCCTCCGTCACCCGCGCCTCTACGAACCCGATGTACTCGCCTGGGCGCGGCGCGTTCTGTCGTCCGAATGGAGCGTCAACGGCGCGTTGCGGTCACCATGGCATCGGTTGCTGGCGTACCTGGGGTATGTGGCACTGATCCGGCGACATCATCCGCCGTTGCTCCTGCCGACGATTGTTCACCCGTTCTTCTGGCGGCTGCCGATCCGCTGGCAGGGACGCCTGCGCGCGCTGGCGCGTCTGGCGCGGTTGCAGCGTTAA
- a CDS encoding glycosyltransferase — protein MPLPPFPLSPSLPAYGYAPVDPAATPVVSIVTPCYNSGAIFLDTARSVLRQSLQQWEWIIVNDGSDDAATLRVLALLRAVNDPRIRVVDRSRCGLSAARNAGVAVSRAPLLFFLDSDDLLAPTALEQCAWALASRPQSAAVATRCATFGAAQQETRRGFATRHMFPHDNPLTVSVLLRRSAFDRVGGFDERFRDGLEDYEFWVRLAAAGLWGHDIAEALVWLRRKAPETYRGYRWTFREDRGAMARMRNDLRTRYPQVFRDGPPRVSGEPSPILQPHALIDPEPPFANRLQPVGARRVLMLAPWVEIGGADRFTIDLAAGLRARGCRVSVCLSRPSANPWLNELRGAADEVFNLPTFLAPADYPRFLRYLIESRSITTVVVQNDLFAYRLLPFLRAWCPDVPIVDFLHIEQEHYHGGVPRAALEYDPVIDLHITSSHHLRQWMIERSADPVRVDVCYINVDTQRWQPDPAARARVRAELGAPPDVPVILFVGRLAPQKRPRLVAEIARALMEQDVPGMFLVIGDGPDMGWMRRFVQRHRLERRVRLLGSAPSAQVREIMAAADILLLPSEHEGIAFVLFEAMAMGLAPVAADVGGQRELVTPDCGVLVPLAGDQVAQYVEALQRLIADPQRRAAMGQSARARVVAHFDQQQMIDRMLELFEQAATLARDAPRPSVDRGLGLATASLAIEYFQFREALLRLAPVRWARAARWSSAWETVRRIAEVRTLLDRLDRRIYVLRREVMWRIKRALGKEYNQ, from the coding sequence ATGCCCCTCCCTCCCTTTCCCCTTTCCCCTTCGCTTCCCGCCTACGGCTATGCGCCGGTCGATCCGGCGGCGACGCCGGTGGTGAGTATTGTCACGCCATGTTACAACTCTGGCGCGATCTTCCTCGATACCGCGCGCTCGGTGCTGCGTCAGTCGTTGCAGCAGTGGGAATGGATCATTGTCAACGATGGGTCGGACGATGCGGCCACGCTGCGCGTCCTGGCGTTGCTCCGCGCCGTGAATGACCCGCGCATTCGCGTGGTGGACCGGTCCCGCTGCGGTCTTTCGGCGGCGCGCAATGCGGGTGTCGCCGTCAGTCGCGCACCGTTGCTCTTCTTCCTCGATAGTGATGACCTGCTGGCGCCGACGGCGCTCGAACAGTGCGCCTGGGCGCTGGCGTCGCGTCCGCAGAGCGCTGCCGTGGCGACCCGGTGCGCGACGTTCGGCGCGGCGCAGCAGGAGACGCGCCGCGGGTTTGCGACGCGCCATATGTTTCCGCACGATAATCCGCTGACAGTCAGTGTTCTGCTGCGCCGTTCGGCGTTCGACCGCGTCGGCGGGTTCGATGAGCGTTTCCGCGATGGGTTGGAGGATTATGAGTTCTGGGTGCGCCTGGCAGCTGCCGGGTTGTGGGGACACGATATTGCGGAGGCGCTGGTGTGGCTGCGCCGCAAGGCGCCAGAGACGTATCGCGGGTATCGCTGGACGTTTCGTGAGGATCGGGGGGCAATGGCGCGTATGCGCAATGATCTGCGCACGCGCTATCCGCAGGTGTTCCGCGATGGTCCGCCGCGCGTGTCTGGTGAGCCGTCCCCCATTCTGCAACCGCACGCGCTGATCGATCCTGAGCCGCCGTTCGCCAATCGTCTGCAACCGGTCGGAGCGCGGCGGGTGCTCATGCTGGCGCCCTGGGTCGAGATCGGCGGCGCGGATCGCTTTACCATCGACCTGGCAGCCGGTCTGCGCGCGCGTGGGTGTCGCGTGTCGGTGTGCCTGTCGCGTCCGTCGGCCAACCCCTGGCTGAATGAGTTGCGCGGCGCTGCCGATGAGGTCTTTAATCTGCCGACGTTCCTTGCGCCTGCCGATTATCCGCGCTTTCTGCGCTATCTGATCGAGTCGCGCAGCATTACGACGGTGGTGGTGCAGAACGATCTGTTTGCTTATCGGTTGCTGCCTTTCCTGCGCGCCTGGTGTCCTGATGTGCCGATTGTCGATTTTTTGCACATCGAACAGGAGCACTACCACGGCGGCGTGCCGCGCGCAGCGCTGGAGTATGATCCGGTCATCGATCTTCATATCACATCATCGCACCACCTGCGGCAGTGGATGATCGAGCGCAGCGCCGATCCGGTGCGGGTTGATGTTTGTTATATCAATGTGGATACACAGCGCTGGCAACCCGATCCGGCGGCGCGCGCGCGCGTTCGCGCGGAACTGGGAGCGCCCCCTGATGTGCCGGTGATCCTGTTTGTCGGACGGTTGGCGCCTCAGAAGCGTCCCCGACTGGTGGCAGAGATCGCGCGCGCGCTGATGGAACAAGATGTTCCCGGCATGTTTCTGGTGATCGGCGATGGTCCCGACATGGGCTGGATGCGGCGGTTTGTGCAGCGGCATCGTCTGGAACGCCGGGTGCGGTTGTTGGGGTCGGCGCCATCGGCGCAGGTGCGGGAGATAATGGCAGCCGCCGATATTCTACTCTTGCCGTCGGAACACGAAGGCATTGCGTTTGTGCTCTTCGAGGCGATGGCGATGGGGCTGGCGCCGGTTGCCGCCGATGTCGGCGGGCAGCGTGAGTTGGTGACGCCCGACTGCGGTGTGCTCGTTCCGCTGGCGGGAGATCAGGTTGCGCAGTATGTCGAAGCGCTGCAACGCCTGATCGCCGATCCGCAGCGGCGCGCGGCGATGGGGCAGTCGGCGCGCGCGCGGGTTGTGGCGCATTTTGACCAGCAGCAGATGATCGACCGCATGCTGGAACTCTTCGAGCAGGCGGCGACCCTGGCGCGCGATGCGCCGCGCCCGTCGGTGGATCGCGGTCTTGGTCTGGCGACGGCGTCCCTGGCGATTGAGTATTTTCAGTTCCGCGAGGCGCTGCTCCGGCTGGCGCCGGTGCGTTGGGCGCGCGCGGCGCGCTGGTCCTCTGCTTGGGAAACGGTGCGGCGGATTGCAGAGGTGCGCACCCTGCTCGACCGCCTTGATCGCCGGATATATGTGCTGCGTCGTGAGGTCATGTGGCGAATCAAGCGCGCGCTGGGGAAGGAGTATAATCAGTGA
- a CDS encoding glycosyltransferase family 4 protein, which translates to MKRICFVTHEIAPTTWGGCGVLLYNAACMLLRKGHEVIFVLDLPHDYFDRFQGVDRLRFPNPEKCRAYHAESIVARSDLNENSFPFPSLWKAYRIHLACKYVAEREKPDLIEFHDFLGVGHYALTAKAAGLCYQATHLAVRLHNSIEVMDIHSSSAHLHAHNHFVHDLERSALQLAETILYPSPSYLREAYQPFYPLWFGRVVESQSPLVDVPSKNNYSDEDHVILFYGRIFSMKGVDVFVDAAVEMLRRYSEVRFVLAGYDSREAPDGSLTYEQFLRRKIPSRFQSAFEFVGQLDRLQVESLLPRVRFAVFPNHYESFCYAAHELYAAGIPVIVSNIPGFRDVFRHEENALVFDGTVEDLARQMMRLWNDHALRQRLIFPYPVATRPLGDIYDNPPRDSWIVRGDHASCSLLVCVIGEEGALFQETIGSLERVHKSDMRIVHLRPAGSTKDEACGWVLGQLFQFLSLEGDALLPTEVRTGQALLLLRAGDRVAPDFIRVACNTLARQPQIGFVGAWHRVRAAEKECIENFPFDASPELLPFLSGKMLHRFVVRTLPDRMLIDVFDSKAGACGEIAYVWSLDAQGQRGLIIPEPLVERGEEPHAVPRLNELSALILRDTSYWHQSRLARLLVWYVGYARAHRFPHPSLHEAPVVEPRLWRLVRRVYTMPGYAVARNAAFAFYRLWRSLDRGYGKTNAL; encoded by the coding sequence ATGAAACGCATTTGCTTTGTCACGCACGAGATTGCTCCAACTACTTGGGGTGGTTGCGGGGTATTGTTATACAACGCGGCCTGTATGCTCTTGAGAAAAGGTCACGAAGTTATTTTCGTGTTGGACTTGCCGCATGATTACTTTGATAGATTTCAAGGGGTTGACCGTTTGCGCTTTCCCAACCCGGAGAAATGTCGCGCGTATCACGCTGAGAGTATTGTTGCCCGGAGTGATCTTAATGAAAACTCTTTTCCTTTTCCATCTCTCTGGAAAGCGTATCGAATTCATCTGGCGTGCAAATATGTGGCTGAAAGGGAAAAACCCGATCTCATCGAGTTTCATGATTTTCTAGGGGTAGGGCACTATGCTCTGACGGCAAAAGCGGCGGGTCTGTGTTATCAGGCGACACACCTGGCGGTTCGTTTGCACAACTCCATCGAGGTTATGGATATTCACTCTTCCTCTGCGCACCTACATGCTCATAACCACTTTGTGCATGATCTTGAGCGTAGCGCTCTGCAGCTTGCCGAAACGATCCTCTATCCGTCACCATCATACTTGCGCGAGGCATATCAACCGTTCTACCCTCTCTGGTTTGGGAGGGTTGTGGAGTCTCAATCGCCGCTTGTTGATGTTCCGTCGAAAAACAATTACAGCGATGAGGATCATGTTATTCTGTTCTATGGACGGATTTTTTCGATGAAGGGTGTTGATGTATTTGTTGATGCTGCTGTTGAAATGTTGCGCAGATACAGCGAAGTGCGTTTTGTGCTTGCAGGGTATGACTCTCGGGAGGCGCCCGATGGAAGTCTTACCTATGAGCAATTCTTAAGGCGCAAAATTCCCTCGCGCTTTCAGTCGGCCTTCGAATTCGTCGGACAGCTTGACCGTTTACAAGTAGAATCTTTGCTCCCGCGTGTTCGATTTGCAGTGTTTCCAAACCACTACGAGTCGTTCTGTTATGCTGCCCACGAACTTTATGCGGCAGGCATTCCGGTCATTGTTTCGAACATCCCTGGATTCAGGGATGTTTTCAGGCATGAGGAGAATGCCCTGGTTTTTGATGGTACCGTAGAAGATCTGGCAAGGCAGATGATGCGTCTTTGGAATGACCATGCATTGCGCCAGCGTCTCATATTTCCCTATCCTGTCGCAACTCGACCTCTTGGTGATATCTATGACAATCCCCCCCGCGACAGTTGGATTGTGAGAGGTGATCATGCCTCATGTTCTTTGCTCGTGTGTGTGATCGGTGAAGAAGGCGCCCTGTTTCAAGAGACCATTGGGAGTCTAGAACGAGTTCATAAAAGTGATATGCGAATTGTTCACTTGCGACCGGCAGGCTCGACAAAAGATGAAGCCTGTGGGTGGGTTCTTGGTCAATTGTTTCAGTTCCTTTCTCTGGAAGGTGATGCTCTTCTTCCGACCGAGGTTCGTACCGGACAGGCGCTGTTACTGTTGCGTGCCGGGGATCGTGTCGCGCCAGATTTTATTCGTGTCGCCTGTAATACGCTTGCTCGTCAGCCTCAGATCGGTTTTGTCGGCGCCTGGCATCGTGTTCGCGCGGCTGAAAAGGAATGTATCGAGAACTTTCCATTTGACGCATCCCCGGAGTTGCTGCCTTTTCTTAGCGGTAAGATGCTGCATCGTTTTGTTGTGCGCACCTTGCCTGATCGCATGCTGATTGACGTGTTTGACTCAAAAGCGGGCGCCTGCGGTGAGATTGCGTATGTCTGGAGTCTTGATGCGCAGGGTCAGCGAGGGCTAATAATTCCAGAACCGCTGGTCGAACGCGGTGAAGAACCGCATGCTGTTCCGCGCCTGAATGAACTCAGCGCACTGATATTACGCGATACATCGTACTGGCATCAGTCGCGTCTGGCGCGGCTTCTTGTCTGGTATGTCGGTTATGCCAGGGCGCATCGTTTTCCACATCCGAGTCTGCACGAGGCGCCTGTGGTTGAGCCTCGCCTGTGGCGCCTGGTTCGCCGGGTGTATACAATGCCGGGCTATGCCGTAGCGCGCAATGCTGCGTTTGCCTTCTACCGCCTCTGGAGGAGTCTGGATCGAGGTTATGGAAAGACGAACGCCCTATAA
- a CDS encoding DUF6020 family protein: MWRDNGELVALTGTTAPLRWRGQVRSALMVELLEHPWSGRVRVQVGDQAQELDLYAATARSRMVTLAPPPSLWTRAAGGLWLADIISCGVLLTAALLLLATWRPQARSRVLPWFWYTLPCVVVWSCTLLVFFPGLMSSDSLDQWDQMLRGKYNDVHPAFHTLTMWLITRVWLSPAAVALAQIGALALVCGLTVRELALLGVSRWVQVVLIVLFALSPVNNLMVITLWKDIPYAIALLCVFWMLLRVWRTDGVWLRARMAPVAIGAALAALALYRHNGAPTALLILPALLLVGRQARWRQVVVIGGVSVALVLLVKVGLYRALDVASAPPWFARQMQIHQLGAFVVHSEQLDGSDRALLERLLPRDEWHRRYWCYSLNSLLYGDPLPDQHLFDTNVGEFTALWQKLALRDPATLARHQWCLTNLIWRVTQSEEAYLSTWPRDLLIQSQWAHLLGVGPASIVPSVRDQWIVPWLERLEQPEWVWLVWRPALYLYLALFCVAVAMIRHRSWRLAGLALPVVAQSLIWMLLLTVQDFRFQYGTYVIGLLALGLVFLPVPMRGDAECDGGVVPS; the protein is encoded by the coding sequence GTGTGGCGCGACAATGGCGAGTTGGTGGCGCTGACCGGCACGACCGCGCCGCTGCGCTGGCGGGGACAGGTGCGCTCAGCGCTGATGGTTGAGTTGCTCGAGCATCCGTGGTCGGGTAGGGTACGTGTGCAGGTCGGCGATCAGGCGCAGGAGTTGGACCTGTACGCTGCAACGGCGCGTAGCCGCATGGTGACGCTGGCGCCGCCGCCGTCGCTGTGGACGCGCGCAGCAGGGGGGCTGTGGCTGGCGGACATCATCAGTTGCGGTGTGCTGCTCACGGCGGCGCTGCTGCTCCTGGCAACCTGGCGACCGCAGGCGCGCTCGCGCGTCTTGCCGTGGTTCTGGTATACGCTGCCGTGCGTCGTCGTCTGGTCGTGCACCCTGCTCGTCTTCTTTCCCGGATTGATGTCATCCGATTCTCTGGACCAGTGGGATCAGATGTTGCGTGGCAAATACAACGACGTACATCCGGCGTTTCATACGTTGACGATGTGGCTGATCACGCGGGTCTGGCTTTCTCCGGCGGCGGTGGCGCTGGCGCAGATCGGCGCCCTGGCGCTGGTCTGCGGGTTGACGGTGCGCGAACTGGCGCTGCTCGGCGTCAGCCGATGGGTGCAGGTTGTTCTGATCGTCCTGTTCGCGCTGTCGCCAGTCAATAACCTGATGGTCATCACGCTGTGGAAGGATATTCCGTATGCCATTGCGCTGCTGTGCGTCTTCTGGATGCTGCTGCGGGTCTGGCGCACGGACGGCGTCTGGCTGCGCGCGCGGATGGCGCCGGTCGCCATCGGTGCGGCGCTGGCGGCGCTGGCGCTCTACCGGCACAACGGCGCACCGACGGCGCTGCTGATCCTGCCCGCGCTGCTGCTGGTCGGGCGGCAGGCGCGCTGGCGGCAGGTCGTCGTGATCGGCGGCGTGTCCGTGGCGCTCGTCTTGCTGGTGAAGGTGGGGCTGTATCGCGCGCTGGACGTAGCGTCGGCGCCGCCGTGGTTTGCCCGGCAGATGCAGATTCACCAACTGGGCGCGTTCGTGGTGCATTCAGAACAACTGGATGGTTCCGATCGCGCGCTGCTTGAGCGACTGCTGCCCCGCGACGAGTGGCATCGCCGATACTGGTGCTATAGTCTTAATTCATTGTTGTATGGTGATCCGCTGCCTGACCAACATTTGTTTGATACAAATGTCGGCGAATTTACCGCATTGTGGCAAAAACTGGCGCTGCGCGATCCGGCAACGCTCGCGCGCCATCAATGGTGTCTGACGAACCTGATCTGGCGGGTGACCCAATCAGAAGAGGCGTATCTGTCCACCTGGCCAAGGGATTTGCTTATCCAGAGTCAATGGGCGCATCTCCTGGGTGTGGGTCCGGCGTCCATCGTTCCGTCGGTGCGTGATCAATGGATCGTCCCATGGTTGGAGCGGTTGGAGCAGCCGGAGTGGGTCTGGCTGGTCTGGCGTCCGGCGTTGTATCTCTATCTGGCGCTGTTCTGCGTGGCGGTTGCGATGATCCGGCATCGATCGTGGCGCCTGGCGGGGCTGGCGCTGCCGGTTGTAGCGCAGTCGCTGATCTGGATGCTGCTCCTCACCGTGCAGGACTTTCGCTTTCAGTATGGAACATATGTGATCGGCTTGCTGGCGTTGGGGTTGGTGTTTCTTCCTGTGCCGATGCGTGGCGATGCAGAGTGCGACGGTGGCGTTGTGCCGTCGTAA
- a CDS encoding DUF1641 domain-containing protein, with protein MTTLTPTKATAPPGNGSHPTLSSDGKTETLALILAKLERMEQRLDRYDALVQQALPMAAVMTDTVDGWMHELKRSGIDIDERTKEALRLLAELTAPQSMEALRLLVAMLPTLGALVQQAPGAIATLVDTGDDLVMRLREAGVDIEHLGHRGLHAAKALIDSNVLEDSAVAVISNAAQSLADSACAARPVSAFGLLRALGDPDVQRALGFFLAFAKSFGSRC; from the coding sequence ATGACGACCCTGACACCCACAAAAGCAACGGCGCCTCCAGGCAACGGCAGCCATCCCACGCTCAGCAGTGACGGCAAAACGGAGACTCTTGCGCTCATTCTTGCGAAACTAGAGCGGATGGAACAGCGTCTCGACCGGTATGATGCGCTCGTGCAGCAAGCGTTGCCTATGGCGGCAGTGATGACCGACACCGTCGATGGCTGGATGCACGAATTGAAGCGATCCGGAATCGATATCGATGAGCGGACCAAAGAGGCGCTCCGACTCCTTGCCGAATTGACGGCGCCGCAGTCGATGGAAGCGCTTCGTCTGCTGGTGGCGATGCTGCCCACGCTTGGCGCGCTGGTTCAGCAGGCGCCAGGCGCGATTGCAACCCTGGTGGACACCGGTGACGATCTGGTGATGCGTCTGCGTGAGGCAGGAGTGGACATCGAGCACCTGGGGCACAGAGGCTTGCACGCAGCGAAAGCGTTGATCGACTCGAACGTCCTCGAAGACTCGGCGGTTGCGGTGATCAGCAATGCCGCTCAGTCGCTGGCGGATAGCGCCTGCGCTGCTCGTCCCGTCTCGGCGTTCGGGTTGTTGCGCGCCCTGGGTGATCCCGACGTGCAGCGCGCGCTCGGATTTTTCCTGGCATTTGCAAAGTCGTTCGGCAGCCGTTGTTGA
- a CDS encoding NAD(P)/FAD-dependent oxidoreductase, producing the protein MQRHYPVVIAGGGTAGLTVAAQLVNVLDPSRIALIEPNDRHFYQPLWTLVGGGVFPKEESMRDEAEFIPAGVTWIQEYVSAFDPDQNRVALKNGDALTYDYLVVALGIQIDWDKIKGLREALAERNGVCSNYSYETVDRTWENIRSFRGGVAVFTQPSTPIKCGGAPQKIAYLADDHFRRAGVRSRSAIKFFSGTGGIFSVKKYADALTAVCRRKGIETHFQHELVEINHRQKEAVFQSLASGERVSVRYDMIHVTPPMSSPDVIKQSKLAASTGWVEVDQFSLQHVRYSNVFALGDCSNLPTSKTGAAIRKQAPVVVENLVAAMEGRPLESVYDGYTSCPLVTGYGSLILAEFDYQLMPKESFPFDQSRERYSMYALKAYGLPAMYWNGMLRGRM; encoded by the coding sequence ATGCAACGCCATTATCCTGTTGTGATCGCTGGCGGCGGCACTGCCGGACTGACCGTCGCTGCTCAATTGGTCAACGTTCTCGATCCCTCCCGCATTGCTCTTATCGAACCAAACGATCGTCACTTCTACCAACCGCTCTGGACGCTGGTCGGCGGCGGCGTCTTTCCCAAGGAAGAGTCGATGCGTGATGAGGCGGAGTTCATTCCGGCTGGCGTAACCTGGATCCAGGAGTATGTCAGCGCCTTCGATCCGGATCAGAATCGGGTGGCGCTCAAGAATGGCGATGCGCTGACCTACGACTATCTGGTTGTGGCACTTGGCATTCAGATCGATTGGGATAAAATCAAGGGATTGCGAGAGGCGCTGGCGGAGCGCAACGGCGTGTGCAGCAACTACTCCTACGAAACGGTTGATCGCACATGGGAGAATATCCGTTCGTTCCGGGGCGGCGTTGCAGTGTTCACGCAACCGTCAACGCCGATCAAGTGTGGCGGTGCGCCGCAGAAGATCGCCTACCTTGCCGATGATCACTTCCGCCGCGCCGGTGTGCGCTCCAGGAGCGCGATCAAGTTCTTCTCCGGGACCGGCGGCATCTTTTCGGTCAAAAAATATGCCGACGCCCTCACCGCCGTATGCCGACGGAAAGGGATCGAGACGCACTTCCAGCACGAACTGGTCGAAATCAACCATCGCCAGAAAGAGGCGGTCTTCCAGAGCCTCGCAAGTGGCGAGCGTGTTTCGGTTCGGTATGATATGATCCATGTGACGCCGCCGATGAGTAGCCCTGATGTGATTAAGCAGAGCAAACTGGCGGCTTCGACCGGTTGGGTGGAGGTTGACCAGTTCTCGTTGCAGCACGTCCGCTACTCGAATGTGTTCGCCCTCGGCGATTGCAGCAACCTGCCGACGTCGAAAACCGGCGCGGCTATCCGCAAGCAGGCGCCGGTTGTGGTCGAGAATCTCGTCGCTGCGATGGAAGGACGACCGCTCGAATCGGTCTACGATGGCTACACCTCCTGCCCGCTGGTCACCGGCTACGGCAGCCTGATCCTGGCTGAGTTCGACTATCAATTGATGCCAAAGGAGTCGTTTCCGTTCGATCAATCGCGCGAGCGGTATAGCATGTATGCGCTGAAAGCCTACGGCTTGCCCGCCATGTACTGGAATGGCATGTTGCGCGGACGCATGTAA
- a CDS encoding LysR family transcriptional regulator gives MLTLHKLELFVYVAQAGSISKAADHFLMSQPNVSQHIQDLEAEFGEQLLIRKHRGVELTPAGETLLQYAQEIFRLVAEARLAITDVSRLSGGNLALAATPGVGIYVLPECVEQFRMRYPQFTVSIKTGVTAEVITFLIASQCEAGFIEGELDGIRLPPHFGVLVLDTVQQYVVISHAHPWWNATSLSIQALDDQPVILRQIGSQSRAWLDKFLKSHGVRLRHVGEFDNPETIKRALLAGNAFAILPAYVVRHEVDLGVLRLLPVNDCDLQRQLKLIWNKDWPLSPITYAFLRHLATDYPSVHALLDSSAPRQPHRGRV, from the coding sequence ATGTTGACCCTGCACAAACTCGAACTGTTTGTCTACGTCGCGCAGGCGGGCAGCATCAGCAAAGCGGCGGATCATTTCCTGATGTCGCAGCCAAACGTGAGCCAGCACATTCAGGACCTGGAGGCCGAGTTCGGCGAACAGTTGCTGATCCGCAAGCACCGCGGGGTCGAATTGACGCCTGCTGGCGAAACGCTTCTCCAGTATGCACAGGAGATCTTCAGGTTAGTGGCGGAGGCGCGGCTGGCGATCACCGATGTGTCGCGTTTGAGCGGGGGCAATCTGGCGCTTGCGGCCACACCCGGGGTTGGTATTTATGTGCTGCCTGAGTGTGTGGAACAGTTCCGCATGCGCTATCCGCAGTTTACGGTATCGATCAAGACCGGTGTCACCGCCGAAGTTATCACGTTCCTGATCGCAAGCCAGTGTGAGGCGGGTTTTATCGAGGGTGAACTGGACGGCATTCGTCTGCCGCCGCACTTCGGGGTGCTGGTGCTGGATACGGTGCAGCAGTATGTTGTTATCAGCCATGCGCATCCCTGGTGGAACGCAACGTCCTTGAGTATTCAGGCGCTCGACGATCAACCGGTGATTCTGCGTCAGATCGGCAGCCAGAGCCGTGCCTGGCTCGACAAGTTCCTGAAAAGCCACGGTGTCCGATTGCGGCATGTGGGGGAATTCGACAATCCCGAAACCATCAAACGCGCATTGCTGGCGGGCAACGCCTTTGCCATCCTGCCCGCCTATGTGGTGCGTCACGAGGTGGATCTAGGCGTCTTGCGTCTACTGCCGGTGAACGATTGTGATTTGCAGCGCCAGTTGAAATTGATCTGGAACAAAGACTGGCCCCTTTCGCCCATTACCTATGCGTTCTTGCGACATTTGGCTACTGATTACCCATCGGTGCATGCTCTCCTCGACTCCTCTGCTCCCCGTCAGCCTCACAGAGGCAGGGTGTGA